The genomic stretch GCCGCCCGAACAGATGTATCGCCGATATGCCGAGTAACGTTTCGTTGTCTGCCACTTCTCCCTCCATCTACATAAATTATTGATTGCTCATTAATCTCGACAGCAGAACCTTCTCGCGATAGCTCATCTTTGGAAGCTTCAGACGATCTCTTGGCAGCAGGATCCGCGCAGAGTGGACATGGCTGCGATGCTCGGCACCCCTGAGGTGTGCACCGGCATGCAACTCGCCGATCCCCCGCTGCCTGAAATTTCCAGTGATGATCGCCGCGAATTGGCCGCCGCTTTCATTCCGATCAACGGCAAGCATCGTTTCCGCGACGTCGCCGTAATCCAGAAAATCGGGCGCGAGAGCCCACAAGGTTTCCGCCAGATACGTGCCTGCGACGTCTCGTGCATCGAGCAGCGCCTCGACAAATCCATCTGGGTTCCGCGCAAAAGCGCGGTCGAAAGCGTGCTGTACGGGGGCCTCGGCAGCCGGATCGAACTCGGCAATATCGGAGAGATCCTCGACGGCCCGCGAGATAAGGCCTCGCGCCACCAGGCTCTCGTGAAAGATATCGACGAGTATATCGAAGATCGCACCGGTGAGCGGCTGCGAGAGCTCGTGTTCGTCCTTCCAGCCACGCGTGAACTCGGCCATCGTCCGTTTGTTGTTTGCCGAACGTATCTGGCGGTGCGGCGAAAACTCTGAAAAGCGTGCGAGGCGATTTGCCCGGTAGAGGTTGCCGCGCGTCTCTGAGAGGACATTGTCGATCACCGACGGGAAGTGCATGGCCGCGATCAGCGACACGCAGTCGGAGAAGGCCTCCTGGAAACCAAGATATTCCGGATATTCAGTTCCAGGGCGCGGCACGCCGAGGACGCTGAAGATGATCGCGTGGCCCACCTCATGGGCGACGACGTCGAAATCCAGACTGAAGGGAAGGATGCGTCCATCCTTCTCGAACTGGCTGCCGACTTCAAGGAAGCCATAGCCGTACTGAGCATTGTCCCACTGCGGCAAAATGGAGATTTCCAAACGGTCATAGTGATCGCGAAAATGCCATGTAAGCGGCTGGCCGAGATAGCGCTCCCAGACATCGAGTGTGAACCGTATGCAGCCGAAGACATGTGAGGCTTCGAAACCGGGCATCGAAGGTCGGAGATAGTCGAAATTACCGCGCCCATCGGGGTTGGCCGGCTCGAGGATTTTTCCGGTCCACGGCGGCAGATGCATGTAGGGCGTCCCGAGCGGTCCGCGCTTCACGCCGTAAGGACCGGTCTTGCCGACCGGCTCCACGACGAACATGCGGTCGTCGGCCGGACCAGCTGTCAGGCTGTTCAACGGAGACGACACTTCGACGATCTCGGGATTGGACCGAGCATCTTCAAATGGAGGCTGCACAAAAAGTCTGAACCGGGTGCCCATTCCGCTCCCCCTCAAAAGACTTTCATGATTGCCAGTTTAAGTTGACATTCGACGCTCAAGGCAGATTTAGCAAGTAATAAAATGGTATTAGAGCCAGGCTGACAGATTTAGGGGCGTCAGTCAGACAGTGAAACCAACTTCGAATAGCGCGGGTGACTGCGGATGGGGTCGAGATCGGAATCATTCTTGAACCACAGCCGCATTTCGATACCGACCTGCGGCATCCAGACCTCAAGCAAGTCAATCGCCCGGTCGATCTCGCCAAGCAGCGCATAGGTGCAGGCGGCGTTGTACTGAATGTTTATATCATCGGGATCCGTCGCCAGGGAGCGCGCCAGCCATTCCAGCGCCGTATCGCGAACGCCGAGAAAGGCCAGCGCCGTCGCTCCGAGGCAGGCAACATTGGCATTTTCCGGATGGAGCCGCAGTTCCTCTTCCGCCCTTTTCAATGCGATCCTCGCATAGCTGCTGGCTTTGTCTATCTGTCCGAGTGAACGTAAGACGTTCACCAGCATGATCGGAGCACCGTAATCGGCAGGCTTGATTTCCATCGCCCGCTGAAAATGCATAGCCGCCAGTTCGAACTGGCCGTCGGTGACGCAAAATTCGGCATAGTAGCGGTTCGCCTCGTGGCAGTTGGCATCGAGCGACAAAGCTTGCTCGAATGCGGAAACTGCTTCGGTGCGATTGCCGGCCACCGCCAGAGCAAATCCCTTGGCCGCATAGGCCTCCGCCAGATTGGGATCGATAACAAGCGCCGTGGTGGTGTTCGCGAGGATCTCCTCCACCGGAATCTCAGCGCCGAACTGCGACCTTAGGCGCGCATCGCAGACCGCGATACCGGCATAGGCGCGGGCATAGCCCGGGTCCAGTTCGATGGCTCTGGCGAAGCTCTGCCTGGCCATCAGATGGTTGGAGCGGGAGGCAATATGGTAGTATTCGCGCCCCCTGAGGAAGTGCGTATAGGCTTCGACGTTGCCTGTCGGCGCCTGCTCGATTGCCCTCTTCTCCTCCGGCAGCAGCCTCACCTTGAGTTGCTCGACGATCGCCTTGGCGATCTCGTCCTGCACTTCGAAGATGTCGGTCAGGTCGCGGTCGTAACGCGCGGCCCAGACATGGCCGTCGCTGGCTGCTTCGATCAATTCGGCATTGATCCGCACATGGTTGCCCGCCTTGCGGACGCTGCCCTCCACAATATAGGCAACGCCGAGTTCCGCAGCGATGCGCTGCAGGTTTTCGCTTCGGCCTTTCCATGTAAAGACCGTGTTGCGGCTGAGCACGAACAGGCCTGAAACATTCGACAGGTCGGTGATGAGATCTTCGGTAATACCGTCGCTGAAAAAATCCTGATCCGGATCGTTGCTGATATTGGCGAATGGCAGGATTGCAACCGACGGCTTGTTCACCGGCGCCCGTGTGTGTCCGCCTGCAGCATGCGGAACCCTTTCACCGGAAGAGACATTGCCCCAATCGGCAAAATAGACATGGACCGGACGGGAAATATTCTTGACGGTCATGGGGCCCTGGTCTGCGAAATCGAGGCCGAGCTTGTTTGCGATTTCATGGCGCACGGCCGCGGAACAGGCAATGCCGCCCGGGGCCGCAAGGGCCTGCAGCCGAACCGCCACATTAATACCGTCCCCATGAAAGTCGTCCTCATCGAAGACGATGTCGCCGAGGTTCAAGCCTATTCGGAAGGCAAAATGCCTGTCGGCTGGAATGCCCAGGTTGCGTTCCAGCATGCCGCGCTGGATGTCGACCGCACAGCGCGCAGCACTCAGCACGCTGCCGAATTCGACCAGGAAACCGTCGCCCATGACCTTGATTATATGTCCGCCATGGGTTGCGACAGCGGGATCGAAGAGCTCCCGGCGATGCTGACGCAGGGCGTTGAGCGTCTCCTCTTCGTTGGCTTCCAGGAGACGGCTATAGCCCACTACATCGGCAGCCAGAATAGCCGCCAGCCGACGTTCAACAAGCTCTGCGCACATGCCCGTCTCCCCAACGCGCTGGTGGCAACACTTCTCTATTCTCGCAGCCAGTCAGTAATGTTGCAGGACGATTGTATTACTGACAACTAAAATCTCCCCCTTTACCGTAAGAACTCTTAGAGTTATTCAGAGGTCGCGGATTGCAGCCGGGAAGAAAGTCACTGGTGGATGCCGCTCTTCAGCTCAGCGCTTGTTCTCGCGGCTGGCGGTGTTATATGTAGGTAAATACCTACATGGAGCGCGTGCCATGACCATTACGACACTTTCCAGCCGTGAGCTCAATCACGACGTCAGCAATGCGAAGAAAGCTGCCAGAAAAGGGCCGGTCATCATCACTGACCGGGGCAAACCTTCTCATGTGCTTCTGACATATGAGGAGTTTCAGCGTCTTTCCGGCAGGCGCCAAAGTCTGGTCGATGGGCTTTCCATGCCGGGCCTGTCGGAAATCGATTTCATGCCGCCGCGGGTCGAGATCAAAACCCGCGGAGTTGACCTGTCTTGAGCTATCTGCTGGATACGAATGTCATTTCCGAACTGCGCAAGATTGGTGACGGCAAGGCTGATCCGGAAGTCGTCGCATGGATAAACGCGGCAAATGCTTCGGATTTCTATCTCTCCGCAATTACTATTCTCGAATTGGAACGGGGCGT from Rhizobium lentis encodes the following:
- a CDS encoding type II toxin-antitoxin system Phd/YefM family antitoxin, giving the protein MTITTLSSRELNHDVSNAKKAARKGPVIITDRGKPSHVLLTYEEFQRLSGRRQSLVDGLSMPGLSEIDFMPPRVEIKTRGVDLS
- a CDS encoding adenylate/guanylate cyclase domain-containing protein; protein product: MCAELVERRLAAILAADVVGYSRLLEANEEETLNALRQHRRELFDPAVATHGGHIIKVMGDGFLVEFGSVLSAARCAVDIQRGMLERNLGIPADRHFAFRIGLNLGDIVFDEDDFHGDGINVAVRLQALAAPGGIACSAAVRHEIANKLGLDFADQGPMTVKNISRPVHVYFADWGNVSSGERVPHAAGGHTRAPVNKPSVAILPFANISNDPDQDFFSDGITEDLITDLSNVSGLFVLSRNTVFTWKGRSENLQRIAAELGVAYIVEGSVRKAGNHVRINAELIEAASDGHVWAARYDRDLTDIFEVQDEIAKAIVEQLKVRLLPEEKRAIEQAPTGNVEAYTHFLRGREYYHIASRSNHLMARQSFARAIELDPGYARAYAGIAVCDARLRSQFGAEIPVEEILANTTTALVIDPNLAEAYAAKGFALAVAGNRTEAVSAFEQALSLDANCHEANRYYAEFCVTDGQFELAAMHFQRAMEIKPADYGAPIMLVNVLRSLGQIDKASSYARIALKRAEEELRLHPENANVACLGATALAFLGVRDTALEWLARSLATDPDDINIQYNAACTYALLGEIDRAIDLLEVWMPQVGIEMRLWFKNDSDLDPIRSHPRYSKLVSLSD